The Streptomyces capitiformicae genome contains the following window.
CTGACGTGCACGTTGGAGCGGACGTTTTTGCTGCTCGATGTAGTGGCGGACGATCGCCAACGGTGCTCCGCCGCACGATGCGGGTCTGCCACCAGATGTACGCCACCAGCAGGGCCAGCAGGACGCCCATCAGCAGGGCGACCGGGTCGCGGCGTTGCACCCTGTCCATGCGCGCAGTGAGGTCTGTGGGCCGGACGGCCGCCGCGCGTCCGTCGGCGCTCGAGCCTCGCCGGGTTCCCAGATTGGGAATGCGAGCCGTGGACGGCTCGCACGAAACTCTCCACCCCGCCGGTGAACCGTGCACGTTTGGCCGGGTCGTCGCGGTTGTCGAGTGCTTGCGGCGTGATGGCGGTCTGTGATGGCGGTGCTTCTGGGGCAGGGTAACTTGGCTGTTGATCATGTGATTGGGTCCGCGCCGTCTTCCGGGCCGGCCACCGCGTGAACGACACACAGGACCACGAAACAGCGGTAGACCGATGAACACGAGGACCAGACCCTTCCCACCGACCGGACGGCTGCTCGGAGCCGTCGGCCTGGGCTGTGCCGGGATGAGCCCCTGGATGTACGCCCGCCCGCAACTCGACGACCAAGCCTCAGCCGCGCTGCTGTACGCAGCCTTGGACCTCGGAGTCACATTCCTGGACACCGCGGGCGTATACGGCGAAGGTCACAACGAGACGCTGATCGGCCAGACTCTGGTCTCCCGCCGCCGCGAGGCGTTCCTCGCCACCAAGGTCGGCTTGGTCGTGGACGACCTCGCCACCATGGCACTGCACCGCGACGGCAGACCAGCACACCTGCGCAACGCGGTCGAGGCGAGCCTGCGCCGCCTGCGTACCGACACCGTGGACCTGTGCTACCTGCACCGCATCGACCCGGCCGTCCCCCTGGAGGACAGCTGGGGCGCCCTCGCCGAAATGGTGACAGAGGGCAAGATCGGCCACCTCGGCCTCTCGGACGTCCGCATCCGGGAGGCCGACCAGGCACATCGAATCCACCCCGTCGCCGCCATCCAGTCCGAACTCTCCCTCTGGTCCCGACTATCGCTCGGCAACCGGGCACACGAGGAAGACACCGTCGGCTGGTGCGCCCGCAACGGTGCCTTGTTCGTCCCCTTCGCCCCCTTGGGACGCGGATTCCTCACCGGCACCATCACCCCGGACACCCCCTTCCCGCCCGGCGACCTGCGCGCCCGCCACCCCCGCTTCACCCCTCCGGCCCGCGCCGCGAACCTACAGATCGTCACCGTCCTGCGCACGGTCGCAGAGCGCCACGCCGCGACCCCGGCCCAGGTCGCGCTCGCCTGGATCCTCTCCCAGGGCCAGCACGTCATCCCCATCCCCGGTACCACCCGCCCGACGTATCTACGGGACAACACCCACGCAGCGGACCTGGAACTGACGCCCCAAGACCTCGCCGACCTCAACAACGCACCCCCGGCGACCGAGGACCACTCCTGACAACCATCCCTCACAGTAAGAACGCTCCAGACCCTGGGGCTCGGGAGGAGATAAGCGCGGAGCGCCGCCGAAGTGCATCGCTCACGCAGAGCACCCGCATGAACTGC
Protein-coding sequences here:
- a CDS encoding aldo/keto reductase, with product MNTRTRPFPPTGRLLGAVGLGCAGMSPWMYARPQLDDQASAALLYAALDLGVTFLDTAGVYGEGHNETLIGQTLVSRRREAFLATKVGLVVDDLATMALHRDGRPAHLRNAVEASLRRLRTDTVDLCYLHRIDPAVPLEDSWGALAEMVTEGKIGHLGLSDVRIREADQAHRIHPVAAIQSELSLWSRLSLGNRAHEEDTVGWCARNGALFVPFAPLGRGFLTGTITPDTPFPPGDLRARHPRFTPPARAANLQIVTVLRTVAERHAATPAQVALAWILSQGQHVIPIPGTTRPTYLRDNTHAADLELTPQDLADLNNAPPATEDHS